One segment of Cutaneotrichosporon cavernicola HIS019 DNA, chromosome: 4 DNA contains the following:
- the prp3 gene encoding uncharacterized protein (Small nuclear ribonucleoprotein), with translation MSRRDDGPPPAKKAALDIAAIRAQVAARKAAIEGRSGSATPAGSRAASGSNSPAPPPSSSSTAPAKPAAKVDPNIRDRIAAARARVEARNAEMSSKQAGPAAPAAPLPKPKPTGIALHPLLMADNVEAAQEKNEKRAMRDRYKTMAPKFSTVRANAAAVEEAAAKAAKAAPTPISISNPYISTAMPGIGPEEQGAGPGPARVRKSRKMAFSTPGKYIKQGEQLRNDIKLEELKARIAAQSRKAGLDSEFDVLERSLKRQAPPAVEWWDEAIMPSGTGYDDLPKALEYIDTNNESLVTHLVQHPIAITAAGDRRQPERGLMLTKKEQKKMRRQRRMAELKDRQDRVRMGLIPPDPPKVRLANMMKVLTSDAVQDPTKLEKRIVREVELRALKHEQDNTERKLSKEDRREKGYAKLAEAETKNGLQASVYLIRYLTNGRHKFKVRKTAEHDLLTGLTIFAPNFALVVVEGVAKKIKHYRQLMTSRIDWTEEPRALGEDSGSEEEEGDDEKKDGPDMSTNRCEVVWEGEIPERTFKFFRARHAETDSEGKNFLGSKYEGLWDLAKRWNWDGDVY, from the exons ATGAGCAGACGCGACGATGGTCCGCCACCCGCCAAAAAAGCCGCGCTTGACATTGCGGCCATCCGCGCACAGGTTGCTGCGCGCAAAGCCGCGATCGAGGGACGCTCCGGCAGCGCGACTCCAGCTGGTAGCCGTGCCGCCTCAGGCTCCAACTctcccgcgccgccaccttcctcctcctctacAGCCCCGGCCAAGCCAGCAGCAAAAGTCGATCCGAACATTCGTGACAGGATcgcggctgcgcgcgcgcgcgttgaAGCAAGGAACGCGGAGATGAGCTCGAAGCAAGCCGGGCCCGCTGCGCCAGCTGCGCCACtgcccaagcccaagcccacTGGCATAGCTCTGCACCCGCTCCTCATGGCGGATAACGTCGAAGCCGCCCAGGAGAAGAACGAGAAGCGCGCAATGCGTGACCGGTACAAAACCATGGCGCCCAAGTTCTCGACTGTCCGGGCgaacgccgccgccgtcgaggaggcagCTGCAaaggcggccaaggctgcgccgacgccgatcAGCATCTCGAACCCGTACATCTCTACGGCGATGCCGGGGATCGGGCCCGAGGAACAAGGTGCAGGACCCGGGCCTGCACGTGTGCGCAAGTCACGCAAGATGGCATTCAGCACACCCGGCAAGTACATCAAGCAGGGCGAGCAGCTGCGTAACGAcatcaagctcgaggagctcaaggcgcgTATTGCGGCGCAGTCGCGCAAGGCCGGCCTCGACTCGGAGTTTGACGTGCTGGAGCGTAGCCTGAAGCGACAGGCACCACCGGCTGTTGAGTGGTGGGACGAGGCGATTATGCCTTCGGGGACGGGATACGACGACCTGCCTAAGGCGCTAGAGTATATTGATACGAACAACGAGAGCTTGGTGACGCATCTTGTTCAGCACCCCATTGCCATtacggcggcgggcgacCGGCGCCAACCCGAGCGCGGGTTGATGCTCACGAAGAAGGAGCAGAAGAAGATGCGCCGACAGCGGCGCATGGCAGAGCTGAAGGACCGGCAGGATCGCGTGCGGATGGGGCTCATCCCCCCCGACCCGCCAAAGG TTCGCCTTGCCAACATGATGAAGGTCCTCACATCCGACGCGGTGCAGGACCCGACAaagctcgagaagcgcaTTGTTCGCGAAGTCGAGCTCCGTGCCCTAAAACACGAGCAGGACAATACCGAGCGCAAGCTGTCCAAGGAAGACCGCCGCGAAAAGGGCtacgccaagctcgcggaAGCCGAGACAAAGAACGGTCTCCAGGCGAGCGTATACCTCATCCGTTACCTGACGAACGGGCGGCACAAGTTCAAAGTTCGAAAGACGGCCGAGCACGACCTCCTCACAGGTCTCACAATCTTCGCGCCCAACTTTGCCTTGGTagtggtggagggtgtGGCCAAGAAGATCAAGCACTACCGGCAACTCATGACCTCGCGCATCGACTGGACCGAGGAGCCACGCGCATTGGGCGAGGACAgtgggagcgaggaggaagaaggggacgacgagaagaaggatgGACCAGACATGAGCACGAACCGCTGTGAGGTGGTCTGGGAAGGCGAAATTCCGGAGCGCACGTTCAAGTTTTTCCGCGCACGGCACGCCGAGACGGACAGCGAGGGCAAGAATTTCCTTGGGTCCAAATATGAGGGATTGTGGGACCTGGCGAAGCGGTGGAACTGGGATGGGGATGTTTATTGA
- the NdufA6 gene encoding uncharacterized protein (Belongs to the complex I LYR family) yields MAMQTPTFPTRLAKAVKIARTQDEARTRVLSAYRHWYRSAPEICALYALNVSPSAIRLKIREDFEKTRRVTDLKVINVLLHKNWVEYQETMNCWKQEPHLMHWFRPLEEPAKPETFMDKFLAGRDDPKQVGSF; encoded by the exons ATGGCCATGCAGAcccccaccttccccacgCGCCTCGCAAAGGCCGTGAAGATTGCCCGCACCCAGGACGAGGCCCGCACTCGCGTCCTCTCCGCCTACCGGCACTGGTACCGCAGCGCGCCCGAGATCTGCGCACTGTACGCTCTCAACGTCAGCCCCAGCGCTATCCGGCTCAAGATCCGCGAGGACTTTGAGAAGACTCGCCGAGTCACTGATCTCAAGGTTAtcaacgtcctcctccacaaGAACTGGGTCGAGTACCAGGAGACGATGAACTGCTGGAAGCAGGAG CCGCACCTCATGCACTGGTTCAGGCCGCTCGAGGAGcccgccaagcccgagaCGTTCATGGACAA GTTCCTGGCAGGGCGTGACGACCCCAAGCAGGTCGGCTCGTTCTAA